The Desulfovibrio fairfieldensis sequence ATGCTCTAAAGAGAAAATGCCCGGTTCGCCGGGCATTTTCTCTTTTCAGATCACTGTGCCGCCACGCTGAAGTTTCGTGCCGGACGGCATGTCCGTATCAGCGAAGCGTAAGATCTTGAGCTGCCGTCCCCATGATGCGCCGGGCCAGAAAGTCCGGCATATCATTTTTTGTATCGTAAAGATAAAAATGTTCGCCGGGAAAGAGATGGATGGTGCAGCCGCCGGTGGTAAGCTTTGCCCATTCTTCAAGGAGGGGCAGGGGCGAGTCCTGGTCCCTGTCGCCGCAGCAAACACAAATGGGGCAGGAGACGGGTGGACTTGCTGCGGATGTATGCGTTTCCACCAAGCGGAAGTCATCACGCACCACAGGTAGCAGCACATCAAGGAAATCCCTGTTTTGAAGAATGTCTTCCGGGGTTCCGCCAAGCCTGCGCAGCTCGTCGAGCAGGCTTGGCGTCGGAGCCCGGAACAGTGCTTGCTTATGATTCTGCATCACATGCGGCGGATATCTGCCGGAAACAAAGAGCAACGCGGGAGTGGGAATGCCCAGACTTTCAATTTCTCTCACGGTTTCCAGGGCGATGATGCTGCCCAGACTGTGTCCGAATATGAAATAGCGGCTGTCGGGCACGCAGGCCGCGACGCATTGCGCCGCTCTCCGGGCCGCCAAGGCGACTGAAGGACAGAATGGCTCGGCCATGCGCCGTCCGCGGCCCGGCAGTTCCATGGGATATATGGTGGCGGACCCGCTGAGTGCTTTTTGCCACTGGCGATAGATATCCGCGCTGCCTCCGGCGTGAGCGAAGCAGAACAGGGGTGGAAAGAGAGGCCTCCCAAGAGGCACGTCCGGCAGCCAGGCGGCTATTTCCGCCGGAAAAGAATATTGGTCAGGCATGTGCGCCTTCCATTTTTTCCGGGTCTTGGGCGTAAAAAAGAGCGGTCAGCGAGAGGCCGTCCCGGTGATCAAGCAGAATATCCGCCCTCATGCCGTGATCCTGGGCCAAGGCGTGTATTTCTGCGGGCAACAGCCCAAGCTCCCGGGCTGACCCTGCCGCGTTTTCCGCCAGATCGAGGGCTGATGCAAGTGTCGGGGCCGGGGAGAACCCTTCTGCGAGCATGCTGGTACAAACGCTTCTTTCCTTATGGGTTCTGGCGTCAGGAATACCTGTGACGCTTAAACCGCATGTCTGAGGGACAGGCAGCAACAGACCGGCCAGAATCCCGGCCAGAATGTCCTGAGGCTTTCCCGCCTCCGAAATTTTTTCCCACGGCAGGACCAGTT is a genomic window containing:
- a CDS encoding thioesterase II family protein, whose product is MPDQYSFPAEIAAWLPDVPLGRPLFPPLFCFAHAGGSADIYRQWQKALSGSATIYPMELPGRGRRMAEPFCPSVALAARRAAQCVAACVPDSRYFIFGHSLGSIIALETVREIESLGIPTPALLFVSGRYPPHVMQNHKQALFRAPTPSLLDELRRLGGTPEDILQNRDFLDVLLPVVRDDFRLVETHTSAASPPVSCPICVCCGDRDQDSPLPLLEEWAKLTTGGCTIHLFPGEHFYLYDTKNDMPDFLARRIMGTAAQDLTLR